One window of Marinobacterium aestuarii genomic DNA carries:
- a CDS encoding GntR family transcriptional regulator, translating to METRTLADRVCEEIVTAIVKGEMPPGYKISEPELARVYGISRGPLREAMRRLEGLRLIERKPHIGARVVKLSANELVEIYRVREALEGMACRLAAEFMTEAEIQGLRDLLDAHERSVEELEGRAYFQKEGDLDFHFRIVQGSKNAKLLEILGSDLYHLVRMYRYQFSVSSSRPKRALKEHRQIVDAIDARDPELAELLMRRHISAARRNIENKLEAVSSTAGENHG from the coding sequence ATGGAAACCCGAACACTGGCGGATCGCGTCTGTGAAGAAATTGTCACCGCGATCGTCAAGGGTGAGATGCCACCGGGTTACAAGATCAGTGAACCGGAGCTGGCGCGGGTTTACGGCATCAGCCGTGGGCCCTTGCGCGAAGCCATGCGGCGCCTCGAAGGTCTGCGCCTGATCGAGCGCAAGCCCCATATCGGTGCCCGGGTGGTTAAGCTGTCGGCCAATGAGCTGGTTGAAATCTACCGGGTGCGCGAGGCCCTTGAGGGCATGGCGTGCCGGCTGGCGGCCGAATTTATGACCGAGGCCGAAATTCAGGGCTTGCGGGATCTGCTGGATGCGCACGAGCGTTCGGTGGAAGAACTCGAAGGTCGGGCCTATTTTCAGAAGGAAGGCGATCTGGATTTTCATTTCCGCATCGTGCAGGGCAGCAAGAACGCCAAGCTGCTGGAAATTCTCGGCAGCGATCTTTACCACCTGGTACGCATGTACCGCTATCAGTTCAGCGTTTCCAGTTCGCGCCCCAAAAGGGCGCTCAAGGAACACCGCCAGATCGTGGATGCGATTGATGCGCGGGATCCCGAGCTGGCGGAATTGCTGATGCGTCGCCACATCAGTGCGGCCCGTCGCAATATCGAAAACAAACTCGAAGCCGTGAGCTCCACTGCGGGTGAAAATCATGGCTGA
- the prpB gene encoding methylisocitrate lyase, which translates to MADKLTAGGRFRKALAENKPLQIVGTINAYHAMMATRVGHQAIYLSGGGVANASYGLPDLGMTSLNDVLEDVRRITNAVETPLLVDIDTGWGGAFNIARTVREMIKGGAAAVHIEDQVAQKRCGHRPNKEIVSLDEMVDRVKAAVDARTDDDFFIIARTDAFQQDGLNAAVERAQACLEAGADGIFAEAVHTLEDYRAFTDGIKGAHLLANITEFGATPLFNKQELADNGASMVLYPLSAFRAANKAALNVFEHLLHDGDQRAVVDSMQTRMELYDFLNYHDFEQKLDALFAEGKNK; encoded by the coding sequence ATGGCTGACAAACTTACCGCAGGCGGACGCTTTCGCAAGGCACTGGCTGAAAACAAGCCGCTGCAGATCGTTGGCACCATCAATGCTTACCACGCCATGATGGCCACCCGTGTCGGGCACCAGGCCATTTACCTCTCCGGGGGCGGTGTGGCCAATGCGTCCTACGGTCTGCCTGACCTTGGCATGACCTCCCTGAACGATGTGCTGGAAGATGTGCGTCGCATCACCAACGCGGTGGAAACACCGCTGCTGGTCGATATCGACACCGGCTGGGGTGGCGCCTTCAACATTGCCCGTACGGTGCGGGAAATGATCAAGGGCGGCGCGGCGGCCGTGCATATCGAAGACCAGGTGGCGCAAAAGCGCTGCGGTCATCGCCCTAACAAGGAAATCGTATCGCTGGACGAAATGGTCGACCGCGTCAAGGCGGCGGTGGATGCCCGTACCGACGATGATTTCTTCATTATTGCCCGTACCGACGCCTTCCAGCAGGACGGTCTGAATGCGGCGGTTGAGCGCGCCCAGGCCTGCCTGGAAGCCGGTGCCGATGGCATCTTTGCCGAAGCCGTGCATACGCTGGAAGACTACCGCGCTTTCACTGACGGTATTAAGGGTGCGCACCTGCTGGCCAATATCACCGAATTCGGTGCTACGCCGCTGTTCAACAAGCAGGAGCTGGCCGATAACGGCGCCAGCATGGTGCTCTACCCGCTGTCCGCCTTTCGGGCGGCCAACAAGGCGGCGCTGAATGTGTTCGAACATCTGCTGCACGACGGCGATCAGCGCGCCGTGGTCGACAGCATGCAGACCCGCATGGAACTGTACGATTTCCTGAACTATCACGATTTCGAGCAGAAGCTCGATGCGCTCTTCGCCGAAGGCAAGAACAAGTAA
- the prpC gene encoding bifunctional 2-methylcitrate synthase/citrate synthase has product MAEAKQLSGAGLRGQSAGATALCTVGQSGAGLTYRGYDISELADKAQFEEVAYLLLYGKLPNRAELDAYITRLKGYRGLPQALKTVLEQIPADAHPMDVMRTGCSMLGNLETEHSFAEQHDHIDRMLGSFPSIICYWYRYSHDGVRIDTTAPEVDSIGGHFLTLLRGEKPNELHERVMNVSLILYAEHEFNASTFAARVCASTLSDIHSSVTAAIGTLRGPLHGGANEAAMEMIENWTSADEAEREIMGMLERKEKIMGFGHAIYRESDPRNALIKKWSKRLADEVGDTVLYPVSERCEAVMWREKKLFCNADFFHASAYHFMGIPTKLFTPIFVCSRVSGWTAHIIEQRANNRIIRPSADYTGPEHADWIAIEDRA; this is encoded by the coding sequence ATGGCTGAAGCAAAACAACTGAGCGGCGCCGGTCTTCGTGGTCAGTCTGCCGGCGCAACTGCGCTCTGTACCGTGGGTCAGTCCGGTGCCGGTCTGACCTACCGTGGCTATGATATTAGCGAACTCGCCGACAAGGCGCAGTTTGAAGAAGTGGCCTACCTGCTGCTGTACGGCAAGTTGCCTAACCGGGCTGAACTTGACGCATACATCACACGGCTCAAGGGTTATCGTGGTCTGCCCCAGGCGCTGAAAACCGTGCTGGAGCAGATTCCGGCGGATGCCCATCCGATGGATGTCATGCGTACCGGCTGCTCAATGCTGGGCAACCTGGAAACCGAACACAGCTTTGCCGAACAGCATGATCACATTGATCGCATGCTGGGCAGCTTCCCGTCGATCATCTGTTACTGGTACCGCTACAGCCACGATGGTGTGCGCATTGACACCACAGCGCCCGAGGTCGATTCCATAGGCGGTCATTTCCTGACCCTGCTGCGCGGTGAAAAGCCTAACGAGCTGCATGAGCGCGTCATGAACGTGTCGCTGATTTTGTACGCCGAGCACGAATTCAATGCCTCGACCTTTGCGGCCCGCGTCTGTGCCTCCACGCTGTCCGACATACATTCCAGCGTTACGGCGGCCATAGGCACGCTGCGTGGCCCGCTGCATGGCGGCGCCAACGAAGCCGCCATGGAAATGATCGAGAACTGGACGTCGGCGGACGAGGCCGAGCGCGAAATCATGGGCATGCTTGAGCGCAAGGAAAAGATCATGGGCTTTGGTCACGCGATCTACCGTGAGTCCGACCCGCGCAATGCCCTGATCAAAAAATGGTCCAAGCGGCTGGCTGACGAAGTGGGTGATACAGTGCTGTACCCGGTCTCCGAACGTTGCGAAGCTGTGATGTGGCGCGAGAAGAAGCTGTTCTGCAACGCCGACTTCTTCCATGCTTCGGCCTATCACTTCATGGGGATCCCGACCAAGCTGTTTACGCCGATCTTTGTGTGTTCCCGCGTCAGCGGCTGGACCGCCCACATTATCGAGCAGCGTGCCAACAACCGCATTATCCGCCCCAGCGCCGATTATACCGGCCCTGAGCACGCGGACTGGATTGCGATCGAAGATCGCGCCTGA